One segment of Gemmatimonadota bacterium DNA contains the following:
- a CDS encoding sugar transferase has product MALSLAGLVVLLPVTLLVAVAVKLDGPGPVFFRQERVGRGGEIFRIWKFRTMELAVECEGPSITVAGDKRVTRVGRWLRKWKLDELPQLMNVFAGSMSLVGPRPEVPRFVALYDEDQRAVLAFRPGITDPATLAYLDEEDILDGVADWESYYESTVIPDKIAANLQYMSRATITSDLAILVRTVLRILHSPEGEDDWLPSSQVQLQEESRR; this is encoded by the coding sequence ATGGCGTTGTCGCTCGCAGGGCTCGTCGTGCTTCTGCCGGTAACGCTGCTCGTGGCGGTCGCGGTGAAGCTGGACGGGCCCGGTCCGGTCTTCTTTCGGCAGGAGCGCGTCGGGCGGGGTGGGGAGATTTTCCGGATCTGGAAGTTCCGCACGATGGAGCTCGCTGTCGAATGCGAAGGTCCCTCGATCACGGTGGCGGGCGATAAGCGCGTAACACGCGTTGGCCGGTGGCTGCGCAAGTGGAAGCTCGACGAGCTACCCCAGCTCATGAACGTGTTCGCGGGCAGTATGAGCTTGGTTGGGCCGAGACCGGAAGTCCCACGATTCGTAGCGTTGTATGACGAGGATCAGCGTGCCGTCCTGGCCTTTCGGCCGGGCATCACGGATCCGGCAACACTGGCCTACCTTGACGAGGAGGACATTTTGGACGGTGTGGCCGACTGGGAGTCGTACTACGAATCCACCGTGATACCGGACAAGATCGCCGCGAATCTGCAGTACATGTCGAGGGCAACGATAACGTCGGACCTGGCCATCCTCGTGCGCACAGTGCTGAGGATACTGCATTCACCCGAGGGGGAGGATGACTGGCTTCCCTCCAGCCAGGTCCAGCTTCAGGAAGAGTCTCGCCGCTAG